Part of the Caldisericia bacterium genome is shown below.
TTTCCTATATTTTCATAAAGTGCTTTAAGAACTAACTTTGAATTCTCTACATTATTTGGTAATATTAGATGCCTTACAACAACACCTCTTTCTATAATACCCTCTTCATTCAATTTCATAAATCCAACTTGATTTACCATCTCTTTTATTGCTTTTATATTTATTTCTGGATAATTTTCTGCATCAGAATATCTTTTTGCTAAATTTCTATCTTGATATTTTGCATCTGGAAGATAGATATCAACAATTCCATTTAAATATTTTAAAATTTCAACTTTTTCATATCCAGATGTGTTATATAAAATTGGAATTTTAAGTCCCATCTCTTTTGCAATTGAAATTGCAAGAATAATATGAGGAGAATAGTGGGTTGGAGTAACTAAATTTATGTTGTGTGCTCCAAGATCTTGAAGGTGAATCATCATTTTTGCAAGATCCTCTATTTCATATTCATCACCTTCTCCAAGTTGGCTTATTGTATAATTTTGACAAAATTTACATCTTAATGAACAATTTGTGAAAAATATTGTACCAGAACCACTAAAACCTGAAATCGGTCTTTCTTCTCCAAAATGAAGAGAATATGTGCTTATTTTTAATTTATAGTCACCACCACAATATCCCTTTCTTCCTAAAATTCTATTTA
Proteins encoded:
- a CDS encoding radical SAM protein; the protein is MKPSYFSLSTKEIKKRGFELFTRLSHCDLCPRECRVNRILGRKGYCGGDYKLKISTYSLHFGEERPISGFSGSGTIFFTNCSLRCKFCQNYTISQLGEGDEYEIEDLAKMMIHLQDLGAHNINLVTPTHYSPHIILAISIAKEMGLKIPILYNTSGYEKVEILKYLNGIVDIYLPDAKYQDRNLAKRYSDAENYPEINIKAIKEMVNQVGFMKLNEEGIIERGVVVRHLILPNNVENSKLVLKALYENIGNALTISLMTQYYPCFKTLGDKELGRRITKEEFLEVLKYMRALGFKEELIQYI